Genomic segment of Gasterosteus aculeatus chromosome 4, fGasAcu3.hap1.1, whole genome shotgun sequence:
TTAGCCCGGTCTGGAGCAGGCTAACAGCCGtgggtttaattcaacctgccTTCGTGCAACCAAGTCCAAGCTAAATTAATCCAGGATAACTCTAATACCCCGGCTTCATCGCTTATCCTGGTTTCGTGCAATAGCCCTCAGGTCgggaccagttgagaaccagcAGACGGGACCAGAACCGTTCCAGAGCTATTGCAATAGAGGGACAGTAGTAGTGATCCGGACCAGGTCCCATGAGGGATGGACGGAGACTCATCCGCTCAGAACAAACCACAAAGATGCTGACGTGTTCAGAAACCACTGATGACGCGACCAGGTGTATTTCGTGGGCGTGGTCTCACCTGCCGTTGCTGGTCCCGTCGGCGTctggagctccagcagcagcttgtcTCTGACCCAGCTAAAGTCCTTAAGGGAGCGCAGGAAGCAGTCGAAGGCCCGCGGCCCGCGGTTCGGAAGGAGGTCCAGAAGCTTCAGACACTTGTGCCTGTTGGTGGGCTGAGACTCGACCTCCTCCACCTGAGCCTCCGACAGGATGTCCTCCTGGTACAGAAGCGGAACGATAGTGTCGCTGACCAGTAGCTGACCGGACAGTTCTAGCCGGTGCGTCCGAAGGAGAGCTCTGTGGTCCGGGTCCATTCTGAAGCGAGGTCGGCGGTTCGGGTTATGTAAATCACACCAgttagttcatttttaaaataacccgATTATTCACCACGAATTTTGTTGGCCCGGGCGACCACTGTGTGTTCAGTGCTCTTGCGTCCGACTGGAAACATATCAACGGAACCAATGTTTTACTAGCTCAACCCGAACACGTGTCCCTTGAGATGTTTTCCACATCTGTAAATCTTCTAATTTAATTTTAGTCTTGAAATTGTTCAACTGAATTGATGAAAATGAATGAGCATACAGCAGTTAAATCTGTGACATATTACAGGAAAGGTATGTATGTTCCCCCCAGAAAAGCTCTACATTTGGTAAACAGCGTAAGTTAATTCATTTTGTATGAAACAAATGCTACATGACTGTTCTAATATATACCGAATTATTAACATCTTCCGACATGCTTATATTTAGAGACACCCTAAAACCTTAAGATTTTCAATGAAGTCTGGTCGAATCGGTTATTCTTagtctaacgttagctaagacAAACGTGAGCTAATGCTGAAACAAAAGACTTATTAATATGATGCAGACTTGTTCTTTGAAacatttgccgacttccctggAAGAACCAAAGGGTGCCATTTAAGTTCATATGCTTTCTACTTGATTACCTAGTTAATCCTTCAACTGACCGATAAACCGATGGATTTCGGCTGACTATTTTCCATTCAGTATAAAAAGAAGATGCTTCTATAACCAGCCAACTATGCGCATGTGTTTATGACATTTATGAACATTCCTGTTTGATCAATGACAGCTTTGACACATAAAACCACTAAGACTAACCTAAAACAGAGGGCAAAACTAACACACCATTTGAATGAACGTCAAATGTCTTTGTCGGGATGAAGCAccatgaaacatttttattgtacCAGGAAACACAGTGTGACACAATCAATAAATACTGTTCAACATTAAAGGGACTCAGCGGTGATCTGCTCGCGTTCTCAAACATGTACTCACGAACACGAGGGCCTCGTCCCTCGTTTACAACGGAGACATTTAAACGagtcctttgtgttttgttGGGAGTCACAGAAACAAGCGGCGGAAACATTTGAAGAAGCTGCTGTCAAGCAATAAGGAATCCTTAAAAGATGTATTTGTTAAATGGAGTCTGGTTTACGGTCTTCACACAACAGGAGAGCGAATACAAGCAGCTGATTAACACGTTCATAATCTGCTGATTCATCATATACGTTTATTGGACTTGTTTGGATTAATGCTGCGTTCAGGGCCTATCCGTAAAAATACGTTTCTGAAATTCTGTCCTGTGGTCTGGTCCACAGTCCTAGAGGACGGAGGACTGTTTTCCTGAGATTTGATTGGTCCACAGTGCTGCTGGTCTCCACCCAGTGAGGACAAGGTCCACCATTCTGCCGTCTATTTGTTTTCTACGGTCTCACCTAAACTGAACCTCACAGACGTCTGTCGGCCAATCAGAGGCCTCCGCTTAGAGCTGAGGAAGATGATGGTGAAGATGAGGACCTTTGCTGTCGGGCTTTtcctgaaaaaaggaaacatgaagccagatttttctgttttagatttagatttttttgtgtaaataataattttattgAATGTAGAATAGTTTTAACCTTCAGTACTTTGCTCTAACATGAACAATATGAACAATTATGTACTTTggtcatattatatatataataatatatatatatatattatacttgGTCAGAGAAAGATTTACGTTTCAACTCGacgaatatagaaaaatgaaagcttccaataataaataattcactATTGATGATTGATGTATTTGGCTTTAaattgagtctttttttttctggaaacaAAGAAATGCTTTAAACCGCGAATTGAAATGAGTTACCACAGAAAAACGTGTTTATTTACACCAGTGTTTCTTAAAAGCTcaaattattgaaaaaaatatctgTGATGAAAACAACCTCATTAACCGTTAACTAATTGATCATTATTATAACAACTAATAACTCACAAACTAAAACCTACGCTCTAAATGTGtgattgaaatatatttatccATAAATAAAAGTTTAGCAGGTAACATCTTCCTGTGACCAAACACGAGCTTGTTAGAAACAAAGCTTTTAGTTTAATCAGATATTTTCTGTGACTGATCATCAGAACGAACACGAGCAATCACCAAAACTATTAAGGTCCTCTCAGGAGGTCCAGAGGGCTTCCTCTCGGAGGTCTTAGGTCTCAGAGCAGTCTGCCTCTGATGAAGAAGTATAAAACCATCGCCGGCTGAAGGTCCAGGTTCTTCATTCAGCTTCATAACAGTAACTCTCAATAGAGGTTTTAATGAAAGGTCGTTCCAAACAAACACGTCCACCGGTGAGAAGATCTGAGGACTGTACGTCTTTGAGTGGAGGACAAAACGAGGCGTTTGAAGGCGTGAACCCTTTACAGACGACACAGCGAATCACTTTAGCTGCTCAGCCTCTGGGATGTGTAGAAAAGGTACAAGTACTTACTGCAGAAAACTACAGcattagtagtactagtactTCAGGAGGACCTTGGGGACTCCGCACGGgagcagtgcatgctgggagttgcTACACCTTGTAGCCATACTCCGTCAGGTAGTCCTTCAGCCTGTTGGGCAGCGgcagctcctccacccgccGGGTCCTGCGGTTGATGGCGACGCGGCAGAGGTGCTGCAGTGGCGGCGTTGCCGTGTACGCCGGCCGGgtgagcagcagctgcaccGTGCCGTTAGGACGGGGGTCCGACGGCGTCTTGTCCCCTGTCCGGGACAGGTGGACGTAGTGCTCCACCAGGTGGACCACACTGTCAAACTGCCTCAGCTTGGGCTTCACCAGCACCACAGAGTCCAGCTTGAACTTGCCGTGCTTGTACTCGATCCGCAGGTTGGTGGGACCCGCCGACGTCATGGCCGAGATGGTGAACAGGAAGTCCCTCTGCGAGCTGTCTCGCACCAGGAACGTCCCCTCCGACGCGTCCTGCAGAACCTCTTTGGCCTCATTGGCCGTGAGACCGCCCCAGTACCAGCCTGAGGACATCAAGGAACACATGTGAGGCGTTGGGGGCGGGAATGATCGGTATCCATGGAGATGAGCAGAAGGAGCACTTCTATTGGCTGAGAGGTCTGAAAGTTTACAGCTGATGGATCAACAcgttataataaatataaacatcCGATTACTGCTTAGATATTACAGAACCAAATTGTtgacttttatactttaaagagAAATAAGGGAAAGatcttttcttcttgtttactttgttgataaatgtgaaTTAATCTCAGTATTAGAGTGACCGATGAGCTGTGATCAGACGTACCCGTGTTCCTCAGGTCCTTCATGGCCGAGGCGATGCGGCTCTCGTCTGACCCCACCGAGGTGGAGGTGCTGTGGGCTCGTCCGTCGCCATCGATGGTGTCCGTGGACTCGGAGGACTGGCAGGTCATTGGACAGGTCCAACCGTCAGCTGCAGGTCCACAGCTCAGAcatggggcgggtgggggggcactGGTCTCTGAAAACAGATGAGACCCATCAAAACGGTCCCATGAAGTTCTTAAAACTCACATCTTTTACATATCCACGGGTCAAAGGTTAAATTCTGCTCTCAAAAGACCATAAACTGGAAACTTTCAGACAATCCTGAGAAAGTCTAAAACGGCACAACTTGACATTTGAACTGTTGActtaaaatagtttttatattttcttgcaTGTTTATGATCCACGTAGAAAAACCGGCTTCAAATGTTTAGTAGAAGTTGGTGTACGGAGATCTTCTCTGTGTAGGcagatgatgtgatattattTATATCATTTATCTGCAGGCTGAAATAAAGGCGCTCACGTGCACCGCGCTCACCTCTTCACCTGTGAGATCAACGTGTAGTAAACAaagacgtcacacacacacacacctacctggGGTGTCGGAGCTAGCTGCTAACTAGCCGCTAACTAGCCGCCGCGGTGGCCACCGAACGCGACCTGTCGGTAACAGTCCCGGTGTCGGTTCCGTCCGGTTCGCGATTCCTTTTAATGGACGAACCgtcgataaaaaaaacaagcgtcCGGTCCCCGGGACGTCACTCACAGCCGGAgccgacaaacaaacaaacaaacaaactgggcTGATTTATCGGAGCTCCGTGCGTGTCTCCCGGTGCCCGGTGCCCGTCCTCCGGTCGCTGATCCTCGGCCTCACCGCCGCCAGCGAGCCGCCGAATGGCCCCGGAGCCCCGTGAGCACAAAGACGCGTTTCCAGGAACTTTCCAGGAACCCGGTCACGTGGTGCAGAGCGCCAGCGATTTAAGGTGGACCGACGcgtgcgcgcacgcacacaggtgGCACACAGAAGGTACAGGTAGTGCGCGCATGGGAAACTACTTTCACTTATTTAGTCACACGCGGGTTTTTAAAACCCGGATCCTCACTGTGTTTGTACAGAATCAAAGAACGGATACAAATACgcattaatataaatatgtacGTGTTTTAAGCAGATTTGTACACCAGCAGACGAAGCACGCGACCTTAAATTGGTAGAACTTTGAATGGAATCTGGCACGAGGCGGCAGTTTCCTCCATTGTTTTCCTAGAAAAACAAAGTCCACGAAGTACCAACacaaaatatatagaaataaacACAATACCTCTGAAGACCAACCACATCTATGGTTAAAACTGGAGAAAAATTCAACGGATTTATAACGTATACATTCAACTGTACTTCAGTAAAAGTACTTAAGTAGTTGTAGAACATTAAAGTAGTGCATGCTGGAGTACTCCCTCGGTATGGAGAATACTATTACAATATTGTACTTATTTTTGCATTATTGTATTGCATTTTAAATTAGTTGTAGCTCATTCTATTTCCTTTAAATACTGAAGTTTAATCTGTAAAATACTTTGTTTACTACAAAATCTATCAGATAAAAGAAGGACAGTAAAAgacaatataaataatatataaataaatataaaccacaatgggtacctctgagatgtagtacaatATAAAGTACAATAAGTACTTCTGAGATGTagtcaaataaaatgtgctAAATACATCTGAGGAAAATAACCCAGTAATAAACTACTTCTGGTTGTATTTGTACAGCTGTCTCATTTGGTCAGtgaggactaggtggagaggtTCTAGTTGCTAGGCTGCAgccttgtagcctgcagccttgtagcctgcagccttcgGTGTGGACCTGGTCTCGTCCTTCAACAACCGCACAGGCTGAACTGAGCGCTCTCGGAAACgggacggtctgtcctacgaggggacttcctgtttgcgtcatcagctttacctccgctgctcaacgctctaaagacagtggagatggttgtggacttcaggaggaacagagccccaccctcccccatcaccctgtgtgactcccccgtcactattgtggactctttccgtttcctgggctccatcatcacccaggacctcaagtgggagctgaacatcagctccatcaccaagaaggctcagcagaggttgttcttcctgaggcagctgaagaacttcaacctgccaaagacgatgatggtccacttctacacggccatcatggagtccatcctctgctcctccatcagcgtctggtacgctgcagccacagccaaggacaagggcaggctgcagcgtgtcctccgctctgcagagaggctgatcggctgcaatctgccgtccctgcaggacttgttcgcttccaggaccctgaagcagctaaaaagatggtagccgacccctctcacctcggacaaaacctgtttgtgtcccttccatgtggcaggaggctgaggtccatcaggactacgacctcccgccacaccaacagtttcttcccgtcggcagtcgggctcatcaacagagccggacccccactgactgactgtgacatcacaccggtcactccccttcacactgcacacgtcactttactgtcatttatcactcgtcactttgtcacttgttcgatagtgcactttatgtttaatattttttaactttttaaatactttaaatttttaacttaacttaactctcttgttttatactaacccacagccttattctactaacccattgcattagcatttcattttattgtattacttgtgcactgctgtcttgttgtctattgtcacactgtctaccgTCACGCACCAACCAACAAGACAAATtcattgtatgtttgacatattttggcaataaatgttttctgattcctgattcctgctcCCGTTGCCCAGCAACCTGCTGCacttgacagtaaaagccttaaaagccGAAAAACGTATAAAGTACAGATAACAAAGATagtcttatttcatttaatttaagtttgtgttgtttccgtttttaaattaaaatcagtTAAAAGCAATCAGAGGAGGTTCCATCAATAGAGTCAATGAAAGCTataacagcaaacacatttattaactttttctttttttctactgttaaatattacagaatatgtccacgCTACCGGAGCTGAATGTCATTACATGGTTCTCCTTCAgcgtgatgctgcttcctcctgctccatgaaACAACTAAACCGCCTCCGTCCTGAATACACTAAATCCTCgtcggcccgcactgcatgctgggatatgctgggccgcaaaggacagatcagatgtgtcctccaaaccgGCTCCTGGAGGACAGCGTCCCAGCCGAGTCGCGGAGGAAGTGACGTATGCGGtgtccttaaggatgcagcctagcgactttgagacacggCTATTATCTCCACCCAGTCCTGGAGACGCCTCGGGACCCCCAGTCAACGCTGGTAGCTGTGAAAGGGacgtttggggtcccctgctggaactCTTGCCCCCACAATCTGACCCGGATAAGCGcttgaagatgagatgagatcCTGCTGAGGCTGCTCCTCATTCGTCAGCCGCATGCATCACTCaacctagtttatgcttctgcgttttcagagagacgcaaggacacgcagatgCAAGAGTCCCCTGCGCGTCCCTTACGTGTCCCTtacgtgtcccttgcgtgtcccttacgTGTCCCTtacgtgtcccttgcgtgtcccttgcgtgtcttttcacacctccttgcgtgcgtccaCCCATTTTTGTAGACCAGCGTGTAAAGCgacgcagcgtcctgcagcagcaggctgtgattggtctctgactacgtcctttagagtctcacgtctccgttttcacagcacaatatggccgttattaaaaggaagcacgtttacgagagaacggatcagactgaagagcttttaaatatgagcgcttgtacaagccgtcactggcggactatgaggacgccggatggcctctgattcatggagggagatctccaccaacgaggggacaaagtcgtggaggacaTCAgaagttcacttttaaataagatgtgagaacaaactgctcttGGTTACTCTCCCTAATGCTGCATCGTCAAATGCagttattagtgaaaagtcGCTCTGCGTTATCTTTGACACTTTATATCTTACTGAGGAAGTGACGGTTCATAGTTTatacttcaggaatcaggaaacatttattatcaTAATATGtcacatacaaggaatgtgactTGGCGGTTTgcgcgtaacagcagacagtacgacaatggacgacaagacaacagtgcaagagggataaaataaaacataatactatgggttagtttaaaaggaaggaataaaagctaaaagttaaaaacaaagtgcaccagcgaacagaaagagacaagtgaaagtgacgtgtacagtgtgaaagaaagtgaccggtggaacgTCAGAgtccgactgccgacgggaagaaagaggtcttggtcctgatggacctcagcctcagATCAACGCtatgaacctgaaataacaCTTTCTGCCTCCTTCCAGGGACCGCCTGGTTCAGCCTACCAGGTCGTTGGAGGACCCGGCCCACATGGACCAGAAGGCCGGATGCTCCCGAGGACGCAGCCCACCAAATGAGACTCAGCTTCCGCTCCTCTGACGTCAGGCTGTACTCTCTCCGGATCCACAGGCGGCGGTAGGCAGCCTTCTATCCGCCACGAGACGGAGAA
This window contains:
- the cradd gene encoding death domain-containing protein CRADD; the protein is MDPDHRALLRTHRLELSGQLLVSDTIVPLLYQEDILSEAQVEEVESQPTNRHKCLKLLDLLPNRGPRAFDCFLRSLKDFSWVRDKLLLELQTPTGPATADLRLPDSVLQEVPSDRVLSRLASRLGSEWELVLMDLGLSAEDLFRCRSDHRLSTHAAVLAGLVQWRRCGGKTATVQRLAKSLQEAGVHPSVLEEVLL
- the socs2 gene encoding suppressor of cytokine signaling 2: MTCQSSESTDTIDGDGRAHSTSTSVGSDESRIASAMKDLRNTGWYWGGLTANEAKEVLQDASEGTFLVRDSSQRDFLFTISAMTSAGPTNLRIEYKHGKFKLDSVVLVKPKLRQFDSVVHLVEHYVHLSRTGDKTPSDPRPNGTVQLLLTRPAYTATPPLQHLCRVAINRRTRRVEELPLPNRLKDYLTEYGYKV